One genomic region from Apodemus sylvaticus chromosome 1, mApoSyl1.1, whole genome shotgun sequence encodes:
- the LOC127681494 gene encoding vomeronasal type-2 receptor 116-like: protein MAKMFSLILLFLVLKLSFIFCLLSDPMCFWRIKDNENYLGDKEADCFFSIYTKHGYVKNDYYSGNLDKQVTPKTILFISSVYFAIEEINRNIHILPNISLQVKIECNLMLDHMKGGLSLKRNEIVPNYYCKNQRSYLIVLTGPLWITSYKFGPILYFSRTPEIYCGYFHFLSDQEQFPHLYQMTPKDTSLSLAMVSLVVHFRWTWVGVIITDDDHGIEFLSELRTGMERSTVCLAFVTIISNERISYFKMIHKYYHQIIMSTAKIVIVYGDKESPVQFNFMLWKLQNIQRLWVSVSQFDMITMIGEFMLNSLHGTVIFSHHQSEMSGFKHFMQTVHPSNYSNDMSFAKLWWTYFKCSLPPPNCKTLKKCPTKTLFKWFFVPPLEMSMSETCYNLYNSVYAVAHSLHEMVLQHVDTYSDNNGKILEYNSWKVFSFLKTIQFVNPAGDLVNMDQNRKLDAEYDIFYIIDILKQYGLKMKIGRFYGHFPNGQQLFMSNEMIEWATDIKMLPSVCSMPCRPGLRKYFNEGKAVCCFDCYPCPENEISNMTDMDHCVKCPENEYANTDQTICLKKVVTFLDYEDPLGMALAGVALCFSVLTAVVLCIFLKHRDTPIVKANNETLSYVLLISLIFCFICSFLYIGHLSIVSCILQQTMFAIVFTVAASTILAKTITVVLAFKITVPGRRLRWMLLSGAPNYIIPICTIIQMILCGIWLGTSPPFVDIDLYMVPGHIIIVCNKGSVIAFYCVLGYMGSLALASFTVAFLARNLPDTFNEAKLLTFSMLVFCSVWITFLPVYHSTKGKAMVAVEVFCILASSAGMLLCIFLPKCYIILMRPQINSFNEFRKIHAKATNIN, encoded by the exons GGTGACACCTAAGACCATCCTTTTCATTTCCTCTGTTTATTTTGCCATTGAAGAAATCAATAGGAACATTCATATATTACCCAACATTTCTCTACAAGTTAAGATTGAATGTAACTTGATGCTGGATCATATGAAAGGAGGTTTGtctttgaaaagaaatgaaattgttCCTAATTATTATTGTAAAAATCAGAGAAGTTATTTAATTGTACTTACGGGACCTCTATGGATTACATCTTACAAATTTGGACCAATCCTGTACTTCTCCAGAACTCCAGAG ATTTACTGTGGTTATTTTCATTTCCTAAGTGATCAGGAACAGTTTCCTCATCTCTACCAGATGACTCCCAAGGACACATCTCTATCACTAGCCATGGTGTCCCTAGTAGTTCACTTCAGATGGACCTGGGTAGGAGTGATCATTACAGATGATGACCATGGAATTGAATTCCTTTCTGAATTGAGAACAGGAATGGAACGAAGCACTGTCTGCTTAGCATTTGTCACTATTATCTCAAATGAGCGGATATCATACTTTAAAATGATTCATAAATATTATCACCAAATCATAATGTCAACAGCAAAAATTGTGATTGTCTATGGGGATAAAGAATCTCCTGTACAATTTAACTTCATGCTATGGAAACTTCAAAACATTCAGAGACTCTGGGTCAGTGTGTCACAATTTGATATGATTACAATGATAGGAGAATTCATGCTTAACTCCTTGCACGGGACCGTCATTTTTTCACATCATCAGTCTGAGATGTCTGGTTTTAAGCATTTTATGCAGACAGTGCATCCATCTAACTACAGTAATGACATGTCTTTCGCTAAACTATGGTGGACTTACTTTAAGTGTTCTTTGCCACCACCAAATTgtaaaacactaaagaaatgtccaaccaAAACGCTATTTAAATGGTTTTTTGTGCCACCACTTGAAATGTCTATGAGTGAAACATGTTACAACTTATACAattctgtgtatgctgtggcccactCACTTCATGAGATGGTTCTTCAACATGTAGACACATACTCAGATAATAATGGAAAGATATTGGAATATAACTCCTGGAAG gtattttcttttctgaagacCATACAATTTGTAAATCCTGCTGGAGACCTGGTAAACATGGATCAGAATAGAAAACTGGATGCAGAGTATGACATTTTCTATATCATTGATATTCTAAAACAATATggacttaaaatgaaaataggaaGATTTTATGGTCACTTTCCAAATGGACAGCAACTCTTTatgtctaatgaaatgatcgagTGGGCTACAGATATCAAG ATGCTACCCTCTGTATGTAGCATGCCTTGCAGACCAGGACTCAGAAAATACTTTAACGAAGGAAAGGCTGTctgctgttttgattgttatCCCTGCCCAGAAAATGAAATTTCCAACATGACTG ACATGGATCACTGTGTGAAGTGTCCAGAGAATGAGTATGCCAATACAGATCAAACTATCTGCCTCAAGAAAGTTGTGACCTTTCTGGATTATGAAGACCCCTTGGGAATGGCTCTGGCTGGAGTGGCTCTTTGCTTCTCTGTTCTCACAGCTGTTGTACTTTGTATATTCTTAAAACACCGAGACACTCCAATAGTCAAGGCCAATAATGAAACTCTCAGCTATGTCCTACTCATCTCCCTCATATTTTGCTTTATCTGTTCCTTTCTTTATATTGGTCATCTGAGTATTGTCAGCTGCATCCTCCAACAGACCATGTTTGCCATTGTGTTCACTGTGGCTGCCTCTACTATCTTAGCTAAGACAATTACTGTAGTGCTAGCATTTAAGATAACTGTCCCAGGAAGAAGATTGAGGTGGATGCTGCTTTCGGGGGCACCTAATTACATCATTCCAATATGCACCATTATCCAAATGATTCTCTGTGGAATCTGGCTGGGAACATCTCCTCCATTTGTTGATATTGATCTGTACATGGTACCTGGACACATCATCATAGTTTGCAACAAAGGTTCAGTTATTGCCttctactgtgtcctgggatacATGGGCTCTCTTGCTCTCGCAAGTTTCACTGTAGCTTTCCTGGCCAGGAATCTGCCTGatacattcaatgaagccaagctCCTGACATTCAGCATGTTGGtattctgcagtgtctggattacctttcttcctgtctaccacagcactaAGGGCAAGGCTATGGTTGCTGTGGAAGTTTTTTGCATCTTAGCCTCCAGTGCAGGGATGCTGCTTTGCATATTTTTGCCAAAGTGCTACATTATTTTGATGAGACCACAAATAAATTCTTTTAATGAATTTAGGAAAATACATGCTAAAGCTACAAATATTAATTga